In Deltaproteobacteria bacterium, the genomic window TGACGGATTTGGCGGAGAATAAATATACCTTTGTGCGCTATCTTGAACGGAGCGAGGAGAGAGTGATCCCGTTTGTCGGACGGGGATGAAGAATTGACCGCAAAAAGCGCAAAACGCGCAAAGAGCTGAATATGAAACTGCGAAATCTCTTTTCCTACGGGCTGCTGATTTTTACTGTCATTGTCTCAGCATCCGTCGTTCGCGCCCAAGACTACAAGGACAAAACCCTAACCACTATCGTTGGCTACTCCCCCGGCGGCTCGTTCGATCTTTACGCGCGCGTGCTGGCGCGCTACATCGGCCGCTATCTGCCCGGCAATCCGACGCGCATCGTCGAGAACATGACCGGTGCCGCTGGGATCATCGCGGCGAATCATCTCTATAACCGGGTGAAGCCCGATGGGTTAACCATCGGTGCCTGGGCATCGCCGTTGATTCTGCAGCACATCATGGGGAACGAAGCGGTGCAGTTCGATGGGCGCAAGGTTGGTTATCTGGGTATACCTGCAGAATACGACACGGTCTGTACGTTCAACCAACAGAGCGGGGTCAAGACTTTCGACGATTGGGTGAATGCCAAACGGCCGATGAAGCTTTCGACCATCGGTCCGGGGACGAGCACATCGGATGTTCCCAAGCTTTTGAAAGTGGCGCTCAATTTGCCGATGGACGTGATCGATGGCTACAAGGGCGGCGCCGACGCGCGTTTGGCCGTCGAGTCGGGTGAAGTCGATGGCTATTGCGGTTCCTGGGGAACCGTCGATTCGGTGTGGCGCAGCGCCTACGAAAGCAAAAAGATCGTGCCCATTGTGCAGGGGATGATGAAACCCAACCCCCGACACAAAGATATTCCGGTGGCGGTCAAGTTTGCCAAAAGCGACGAAGCGCGCGAGCTGCTCAAGATCGCCGACGATGTCCATATCGCGCAATTTGTTTTCACTGTGCCGCCCGGCATGGCAAAAGACCGATTAGAATTGCTGCAGCGGGCGTTCATGCGCGCCTTCAAAGACCCGGACCTGCTGGCCGAAGCAACTCGTGCGCAGCTCGAGGTCGCCCCGGTGGACGGCCCGACTGTCACGAGAACACTGACGGGTCTTTACGACCTCAAACCGGCGACGGTGGCCAAGCTGAAAGATATTTTGTTGCCCAGAAAGAGATGAGCTGACCGAAGGGAGCATCCTTCAACAAGCACATGAACGAGTGGCGGTTGTGCTAAGGTCTGTTTTTGTCCGTTCGTCCTGAGCCTGTCGAAGAACTCCGAGTGCATTTTGGAGATCCCATGGCTGACCACAAAGAAAAGAAATTCGTCTTCGACACAGTCGAGCGCAACAGCGAGTCGATCGCGCTTCTCTGCGATAACATCTTCTATTTCGCCGAGCTGGGCATGCAGGAGTTCGAGACGTCCGGACTCATGATGGAGCTTTTGCAGAAGGCTGGCTTCTCCATTGAAAGAAATCTTTCCGGCATGCCCACCGGGTTTGTCGCGACCTACGGTTCTGGCAAACCCGTGGTGGCGCTGCATACGGAGTTCGACGCGACGCCCGCGTGCTCGCAAAAAGCCGGAGTGACAGAACCGACGCCGATCGTCGACGGCGCGCCGGGCCATACCGAAGGACACAACGTCAACGGCGCCGTAATGATCGGCGCGGCGTTCGCGATCAAAAAAGCCATGGATGAGTTCGGGCTCAAAGGCACGCTGAAAGTTTTCGGCGCGCCGGCGGAGGAACAGGTGGTCAGCCGGCCCTATTTCGTGCGCGACGGCTATTTCAAAGACGTCGACGTCGCGCTGCACGATCACATCGGCGTCGGCTTTGGCACGACCTACGGCTTGCGCCAGTACGCCATGATCTCCGCTGAATTCACCTTCAAAGGCCAGAGCGCCCACGCGGCGACGGCGCCGTGGAAAGCGAAGGATGCGCTCGACGCGGTGGTGTTGATGGATTTAGGTTGGGACAAGCTGCGCGAGCATTTAGAACCGACGCAGCGCAGCCACCGCGTCATCACCAATGGCGGCGATCAGCCCAATGTCATTCCCAACAAGGCAACCATCTGGTGGTTTTTCCGCGAAGCGACGGCGGAAAAGACCCGCGCGCTGTTCGACAAAGCCAAGCGTATCGCCCAAGGCGCGGCGATCATGACCGACACGACCTATTCCGTTAACGTGCTCAGCGCGGTGTGGCCGACGCGAGCGAACCGGACATTGGCGGAAGTGATTCAAGCGAACGTCGAGCAGATCGGCATGCCGCAATGGAGCGAAGGCGAGCAAGGCTTGGTGGGCGAGCTGCAAAACAAGTTGAACGTCAACGCGACCGGCATGCCGACCAAGATCACGCCGTTAAAAGAATGCGTGCAGGCGGTCTCCGCCAACGATTCCGGCGAAGTGACGTGGGTCGTGCCGACCGGTTTAATTACATTTCCCTCGAATATTCCCGGTGTGTCGTATCACCACTGGTCGGCCGGTGTGTCGCTGGCAACTTCGATTGCCCACAAAGGCGCAGTGGCTGGCGCAAAAGCGATGGCGGCATCGGCAGTGGATTTGTTCATCGATCCGCAGCTGGTCGCGAAGGCCAAAGAAACCTTCAAAGAAGAAATCGGCGACACAGTTTACGAACCTTTGCTGCCACCCGATCAAAAGCCGCCGCTGGAACTAAACCGCGACATCATGGAGCGTTATCGTGCGGTGATGCGTGAACAC contains:
- a CDS encoding amidohydrolase → MADHKEKKFVFDTVERNSESIALLCDNIFYFAELGMQEFETSGLMMELLQKAGFSIERNLSGMPTGFVATYGSGKPVVALHTEFDATPACSQKAGVTEPTPIVDGAPGHTEGHNVNGAVMIGAAFAIKKAMDEFGLKGTLKVFGAPAEEQVVSRPYFVRDGYFKDVDVALHDHIGVGFGTTYGLRQYAMISAEFTFKGQSAHAATAPWKAKDALDAVVLMDLGWDKLREHLEPTQRSHRVITNGGDQPNVIPNKATIWWFFREATAEKTRALFDKAKRIAQGAAIMTDTTYSVNVLSAVWPTRANRTLAEVIQANVEQIGMPQWSEGEQGLVGELQNKLNVNATGMPTKITPLKECVQAVSANDSGEVTWVVPTGLITFPSNIPGVSYHHWSAGVSLATSIAHKGAVAGAKAMAASAVDLFIDPQLVAKAKETFKEEIGDTVYEPLLPPDQKPPLELNRDIMERYRAVMREHYLKDKPVFS